CTCagcgatagagagagagagagagggctagAGAGGGAGAGTTCAggggcttcgaaagaacctcctccgacactgttgccttctccattttatagtagagcgcggcatggcgccgtcattaatggcgcagacaatggagagttgtcaaatcgccggaggttGTCAGAGTCGTCGTGGGGTTGTCAAATCGtcatggggctgtcaaatcactagggttgacccatgtccAGGGTAGGACGATGTCCCAGGGcggctgttgctcctagattgattttgatgattacaaagcagattgaagggatacaaatattttaaattgaaaaagtctttatgctcttcaagggcaaaatcataatttcactaaaattctaatttgatagtatcatttggtagagcaaatgattagtaatctattggtgaaaattttattgtgtttggacttatatttttgaagttatgaaggtttgaagtgcatgagtcgactcatgagtcaactcatggcactatgagctgattggcatgcaaaaattctccttggcacgctagttttctggcttggcacgacctgtgagtcgactcatgagtcgacccacaaggcatgagtcgactcatgagtcgacccctgctgatttgagccaagaaatccAGAAACcacatctctggtctttgcaacagaagtcgactcatgagtcgactcctgaagcatgagtcgactcatgagtcgacccctgcggcagaaaatgtcagcaacggctttttttttgtccgttttaattgccttttatgcttcctaaaaatgctctaacggctctttttctgcctaatatgttttctcttgtttcttaaggttataaaaggtttcaaatggtgaaagaaattagaagataaaacatatatacaagaggatccaaaatctacacaagaaagcctgagatcaacgaaatacccaaaagaaaaagagagaggatccacaatatacaagagagattgtgaaagagaaaagcaagagcattcaaagagaggatctttcgagcatattgttcaaccttgatcaagagatctttcaaagccttcaagaagtcctcaatcaaagatcatcttcttctcaagcattcattcaagcattcatccaccttgagaaaatccaaaaaggggtttcttcatttgagtaaagtattttcattgttatattcgctcatttaaggagctgttattgtattaatttgtgctctaagctattttactctttgtgagtatttgttcttgtttttggaggatttccaaaacaagggaaggttgatccgaacctgaaatcggagtattttgggttagcttgtacccggaaagcaagtagactagcttgggatagctagtgtcggagtttccgacgtttgtattcgggttgaatacaagtatagtggattgaaatttccaagtaggagcttggggagtggatgtaggtgcaagattggcaccgaaccactataaatccttgtgtttgtggtgtgctttattgtttctctttatttctttattatatccttgcattcttgctttaggtaattaatcttgaattaaagtctttgttctcattcatcataagtaattaattaaacctaaaatttttagaaacccaattcaccccccctcttgggttgcatagctgggcaacagcggCTATGCCGCACGCCTCTATCAGGACGGGCGGCcttcagcagtcgtacggcgtctggaggagccgaccgaccatatgtcggtatTTGGTCGTAGGATGTCAGGTAGGGACACCGTCGGCTGACGCGGTGCATCGCGGGGATCGGACATCGGCTACCACCCCCGATGGTCAGTCTGATATGTTGCCAAGGTCGGGGGTCGGGCCGTATCGTTCGGCCAGTCGGAAATGGGAAGAGTCTTTCCGATCGATATATCTTCGGTCGGACGGTGTCGGTCGGTGCGGTTGGTAGAGTCGGATATCGATTAGATGGACCTGACGGTGAATCAGTGCGAGAACGATCGGTCGATATATCCCAACAATGCACATTCATATTAGTAAAAGAAAGCAATGGATTCATGCATACATACTGTTATGTGACCTCTGAAATCACGTTAGCacaaatatttttcaaatcaatTCTATATTTTGCGTCGGCTTTCCTACGGCGGGCGATCGATCTCCTTGGCACCATGTTTAGCTGGTGACAACTGCAACTGTCTCTCGCTCCGCCAACATTTTTTCGTTTCAGGGAATGGAGATCGTGGAGTGTCAAAATCCCCTCTGTCCTTAAAAAAACAAAGGGGAAAACCCTCTCTCCGGCACCGCGATAAAACGCACATCCCTCTCTCCATCCCTACGGCTATAGAAAGATTCTCTGTGGAACCGCGAACCAGGAAACCAATTAAATGGGCCAGGAGGGGATCGAATTCAAGACGCCTGGGAGGGAGCGATCCGGCCTCCCCACCGCCCGAGCCAGCGGCAGGTCTCGCCGGCGGCAGATCAAGAAGACCTTCAACAACCTCAAGATCACCGTCCTCTGCGGCCTCGTCACCATCCTCGTCCTCCGCGGCACCATCGGCGTCGGCAACCTCGGCGGCCCCGCAGACGCCGACTCCGACCAGAAGGTCGTCGAGGACATCGACCGCATCCTCCGGGAGATCCGCTCCGACTCCGATCCCGACGACGAGCCTCCTCTCGACTCCACTGCCTCCAATTCTACCACCTCCGCCGCCGCCAACGTGACCACCGCCGCCAAGAACTACACCCTCGGCCCCAAGATTTCCGACTGGGACGAGCAGCGTAGGCGGTGGCTGGCGGATCATCCGGAGTTCCCGAGCCGGATAGCCGGCGGCAAGCCCCGGATACTCCTAGTGACTGGATCCCCGCCCAGCCCCTGCGACAATCCCATCGGTGACCACTACCTCCTCAAGGGTACCAAGAACAAGATCGACTACTGCCGGCTCCATGGGATCGAGATCGTCTACAACTTGGTTCATCTGGACCTGGAGCTCGCCGGTTACTGGGCCAAGCTCCCGCTGATCCGCGGCCTCTTTCTCTCCCACCCAGAGGTAGAGTGGATCTGGTGGATGGACAGCGACGCCCTCTTCACTGACATGGCCTTCGAGATCCCGCTGTCCCGCTACGACGCCCACAACCTCGTCATCCATGGCTACCCGGACCTCCTCGAGCAGCAATCCTGGATCGCCCTCAACACCGGCAGCTTCCTCCTCCGCAATTGCCAGTGGTCGCTCGACCTCCTCGACACGTGGGCGCCGATGGGCCCCAAGGGCCCCGTTCGAGAGGAGGCTGGTCGGATTCTTACTGCCAACCTCAAGGGCCGGCCGGCATTTGAAGCTGATGACCAGTCTGCTTTGATTTACCTCCTTATCTCGCAGCAGGATCGCTGGTCGGACAAGGTCTACATTGAGAATTCATACTTCCTCCATGGATTCTGGGTTGGACTGGTGGACAAATATGAGGAGATGATGGACAAGCACCATCCAGGGCTCGGGGATGAGAGGTGGCCCTTCGTAACACACTTTGTCGGGTGCAAACCATGTGGCAGCTATGGGGATTACCCTGTTGAGAGGTGCCTCGGCAGTATGGAGAGAGCCTTCAACTTTGCGGACAACCAGGTGCTTCGTTTATATGGATTTGGACACAGAGGACTGTCGAGCCCCAGAATCAGGAGGACTAGGAATCAGACAGCAAGACCATTGGAATTCAAGGACCAGCTAAATCTCCAAGCCAAGGTATCTATTGGGTAAGCAAGCAAGGTTGGCCACAAAATCCGGTCTTGCTGCTGTCTCAGGTCAGCTTCATGACTTCAGTTGTGTTGTATGATGATCAACTTAACTGGTTATGTAATTTCAAACTTCAGGGTgcaacctttttcttttttggatagCATTGAACTTTTTGGTTGTTAAATTCATTTAGGGGATTCTAATCAATGAAACAAGGTGGAGCAAATGAGGGCATTCTTTTATATCTTCAAATgttttgattaaattatttaaatcattCATGTATTTTGAGAAAATGATTCATGACAGTCTGTGAAAAGCAATAATTCTCTTCCATGTATATGAGTTTGTGGACACAGAGTTATTTAACAGTGCATATTTGAAATCTAAGTCAAGAGACAAGACGTTTCTCTTTTTTAAAgacattttttcttttaaattgtCTTTCTTAATGTCATCTTACGTACAAATTGTCTCATGGACTTGAATtttgatctttcaaatttatgggGGAAGAAAAATATCGAGCATTATTATATAAAGTCACACTTATTTGTCTGTTAAGGTCGACTTCTTGAAGTCTTCTTCATCACTGTAAACTTTCCAGTCAGCTGAAGCCTTTACAAGACCTATTTCGCAACTTTGTTTTGTGAAATGTACATGTTGCAGACCTAAGCCTCTCTCCTTCTAAAGGCCTTCTTTACTTGTTCATAAGCATATTTTTGGaccatttctatttttttttttttttaaagatgatCTATGCCTAACTGGATTCTTCCTATCCTTTTCTATCAGTCAAATGCATGTGATTTTGAATGCAGCAATTGGGAGGTAATTAGTTGTCCTTTTTGATGCTTTGTCAGTGTgttctctttcttttattttgttgaaTAAGGTGTCGTGATCTTTTAGTTCGCTGTAACCAACCTTGTCTTATACTAAATACGGATATAAAAGGAATACCTAATATGTTTCATTTTGACGATGCAGTGTTTCATAACATGTCTCTCCATATATACTAGTATATTACAGTCATAACTTTTCCTGATTTATTTGATTCTGTTTTAAGTTTTCATGCTTATGGTCAACACTGTTATCTTGTACTTGATTGTTTTCATTCCATGTTGATGCAGATTTTTTGGTCTAATTGATCCAAGTTAAGGATGTTATATTGCTATCTAAATCTTTCATGTACTTCTCTATTCatcttttttcatgccaaaatgTGATATGTCCTGTTCAGGGGCGGAGTCTGAAATTTTCGCTTTTggccttcttttttccttttttctttttttgggtggTTGGCAGGGTGGTGGGGAGGATTAAAAATGTCTGAGGTTTAcaatctttttctttatcttattTGGCCTGTGCATAAGAGGATGAAAAATGCACCATAAATCCCTCTGTTACGTAGCATCTATGGGTTGGCTTCCCTATTGCTTATTATCTTATCTAACCTCTTGCAACAGTATTTTCTCAGCTAAAGACAAAACAAGTTACTTTTCTTTATCTAAAATAAAACATATATTGTAAGGGGACACTGTTGTTTGTTTTGTGAAGGTGCTCCTTGCACACTAAGGCAACCAATTTAATAAATGGATGATTAACCTCCCAATCTGCCATTCTTCTTCCCATGATCCATGCACTGGTTTAATAATCTTTTGTAGGGTTACGATGGTACAGCGGCAGtacggatttcaaaaatttaaactaagaaaTCCTATTCATCTAACCCTAATCCAagacctccttgatgattaacaatcatatgatACATTTGAATAACATATTAaaagatatagaagaatacctgtagcgctaaATCCAAAATCCGGTAGAACTTCCATCAGGCATCCAAGTATTCGTCcttcaacgatgatccacacagggctttgATCAAGATACTCTCTCCTTTAGATAGGTTTCTTCCTCTGATTTCTTCCTCCAAGAATTTTTTGGATAGCAGAACCTTAGGGCTTCCTTCCTTTCTCCTAGCCTTTTCTTTCCATTGctttcttttctccttgtcttccttaatcctcttcctaagcccttgtcctaagatcggacttgtccttactattttaggacttatcctaacaaggaaAGGAAGGAGacaattggataatagggagaagtggtaagaaagaagggatttgGAGGATCTGAATACCTCGAGCGCTTATTTATAGTTAGCGACAGAGTGCCATCGGGATCAACTCATGCCCCATCCAAGGAAAATCTCGTGCCTCCTCTTCAAATCTCACGCCCAACCATATTATCTCACGCTGGTCCAAGCTTCTATGACACATGGAAATCATCTGAATTATTTTCAAGAGTCACTTCGTGCAGAAGGACTTTTTGGAGAAATAATTCTCCGATGTTTTTCGAAAGGTCGTGCAACTTCACAAATGGCGCCACACTTCTCCATCCTTGATCAGCGCAACATAGCCCTCTAAGGGCCCAAAAGGGCGGTGCCAATCTGAGAtatgcatgaaaaaaaaaaagagaaagaatggGTGTGGAATAATTTAAGATACtttaaccacttggactcttagTCCAAGTGGCGCCAAGGTTTGAAGGGGCGGCTAGGGTTTGAGATAAGGTCAAGTTTAACTTGATCAAACTCTTATCCAATCTTTAAATCATCTGGTGGCCGACTAAATATACATGCCTAACAAATATCAGCAAGCGAAAAATTGGATAAACATGGGAAAGGGGACATCCCATCTTATGGGATGCCAATTTCACTTCTGCACACATAAACAAACTCCACgctcaagaaaaaattatctGAGGCGTGGAGACCTGATAGATGGCGCCCAACACTTGGCTCATCTAGCCAAGGGTCAGCCCATTTAAAAACCAAAATTGATTTGAGCTTAAATGGATTTAATTAGCCTAATCCAGAACCATTTTCGAACTCGATTCAAAACGAGATAGGatttgcaatatgtgctagcatgttcatcttgcaaatatgatctaatccaattaaactcttgatcaattttctttatgtgtgacccattaggttccacatctagtcagtagtaggtTCGGATGTAAgttgatcagatttgattagaatccGATCTAACCGATTTAAGTCCAATCGAGCTcatccgatttcagtaattagaattctttctaattggtgatcgaattaaactctttaattcgatcaaatctacaagacaagattgtcgtctagtaacgtatcatgtctatccggaagatatgaaattttgctGAAAATATCAAAAGTATCCTTCAGTggtgagttaccatgtaattcgatTCTATGATCATCCTACATCTTGAATATGACTATGGATATGGAaacatatcaaatccaatatcatattcatatttctcttaatcttataatgatgattcgattaatgaaacattagaaattctttctaattttcatcctgctttgatcaaagactctccgaatcatcaatcgattagagcaagtaggatgcaatctcctcttaccaggagtgatcgattccatgttgacctactgacaaccttcatacacaatcTACCATAtgcagaacatcccatacatgactaagtcatgattgaatatgaaccaaaatatagattcatgtatgcaaggttctatggtagtctcaggtcaaaggattacatgcacaactcccattataagaaaa
The sequence above is a segment of the Elaeis guineensis isolate ETL-2024a chromosome 7, EG11, whole genome shotgun sequence genome. Coding sequences within it:
- the LOC105061391 gene encoding probable glycosyltransferase 2 — translated: MGQEGIEFKTPGRERSGLPTARASGRSRRRQIKKTFNNLKITVLCGLVTILVLRGTIGVGNLGGPADADSDQKVVEDIDRILREIRSDSDPDDEPPLDSTASNSTTSAAANVTTAAKNYTLGPKISDWDEQRRRWLADHPEFPSRIAGGKPRILLVTGSPPSPCDNPIGDHYLLKGTKNKIDYCRLHGIEIVYNLVHLDLELAGYWAKLPLIRGLFLSHPEVEWIWWMDSDALFTDMAFEIPLSRYDAHNLVIHGYPDLLEQQSWIALNTGSFLLRNCQWSLDLLDTWAPMGPKGPVREEAGRILTANLKGRPAFEADDQSALIYLLISQQDRWSDKVYIENSYFLHGFWVGLVDKYEEMMDKHHPGLGDERWPFVTHFVGCKPCGSYGDYPVERCLGSMERAFNFADNQVLRLYGFGHRGLSSPRIRRTRNQTARPLEFKDQLNLQAKVSIG